The sequence AAAAATGTAACTTTTTTGCTTGTTTGTTGCTGTTAAAATTTAGTCACCTTTTCAAAGTTGAAATCTATATAGATTTTATTTATGTAAATTTGTCAATATGCATTTGTCTTCAATCAATCAACTTTTACCATCTTACCTTTTCAAAAGGACAAGTAAACAAGTTTAAATCTTTGGCTCTACCAAGAAATTTAATCTTGTTCCACTAAACATTAACTATgctttttgtttcaaaaaaacatTAACtatgtttttttctattaattaaatggaaattaattataacaaatcttggagtaaaaaatattttcagaagtttaacatttttttcatttattattaaaaaaatattattaaattagtTAGCcgtaaaatatttatatttcaattaAAAGAACGTATTTATTTTATCTGCATAATATTGTATAtagaattgtatttttttttacgataaatatattaataactctttcacttttttttttttttactttcatTTGGTATTTGAAACAATGAACTTTGCACTTTAataacataatttttaattttgttattgaCTAATTCAAAATGAGAGATATTGATTTAAAATAGAAAAGCTATGGAACCATCattttcaaatttctttctctttttaacaactttctttctcctaaccaaacaacaatACCTTAATGATCTTAagactatttttttaaaaaaaatgatagttGTTTATAATATATCTCCAACAAAAGAGTGGCCTACtatgtggtgaagctcttagtctgttggttgagagcttacctatgatccTAGAGGTAATGGGTTCAAATCACATGGGATGTGGTGGGTTGAGGGTTTTCCTTTCTCTTACATTTAATGAGTCATTACATTAGTTAGGGTCCGTTTAGTTTGCATGCTAACCTAACActtaaatttcttatttttaaagtgaaaaggcaaacgtGATGAGGAAAGATAGCAACCAAACACCCACTTAGATGTAAAATTCCGGAGCTATAATATCTCATTTGAAATTCAAGAAAGTAAGTAAAAGTAAAAATGAGGGACCATGATTGTTATTTACCCCtttttttacaatttgaatTATTTCTTTTACAAAGCTATATTGCATAAATTGTTTACTAAATGATAACTTGTTACATGAGTTTGATCATAGGTCTTAATCCTTGGTTCAATCTGACGTCGTTGTGGATTTGCAAAACAGGACCAAGGTCAGACGAGGCCGAAGTCCGGCGATTCCGTTCCAATATTTAAGTCAGTTTCACGATTGCATCGGATTGAAGAGTAAAGACAAGTTTAAAGATAGTAGTTAACGTACCGAACCTTATGTTCATACATGTCTATTTATATTGTTTGATTAGGTTAAGGCTGTCACCTCCTTAGTAATTCTTATGAGTTTAGGATTTCTATTCCCTCAAGAAGTCCGAGTCCTAAGAGGAGTCCTTTATCTTATAGGATTCCGAAAGTTTCTCTTGTGATTGGACCCAAAATCATACGTGTGTTACATGCTTTGATTAGATGCAAACATGTCTTTTATCATTGGACTTGGGTTGTCTCCCTCAATTATAGGTCTTGTTTTAGTCATTACGCGACCTTTTATCCCAAAGGAGAATAATCATGACGTCATCCACACGATGTTATTTTGCATGATATCACTAACCGTTAAAAATACAACTCTTTTCacctaattttattttaaagtcAATTTTTCTGATTATCATGTACTTAAGAGGGCAATTAATTATAATGTGAACTCTTTTttgaaaaggtaaaatagtaTCAAGGCTATATGGTCTCTATAACTTCATGAACAAGAGTTAAAGAAGCATCTATAATTTAAAGAAGTTTCCAAGAAgataaaaacacataaaaaatGTGCTAACAACAACTAACAGACACTTTTGGGAAATTTGGATTCATCTTTTCCAACTATGATTAAGATTATTATTGAATGGgcttatttaaataaataaataaaataatggcCTTTGACATTTATAGATTTGGACCTACTTTTGCTTCTGTAATTTTCAAAAAAGCtctgaaaaatatttcaaacttTTTCTTCTATATGTTttgcttctttctttttctttttccttatttggatttttttgtttgTCAAAATAGATTAtgacttttctatttttttttaatattactCTCCATGTgtattttgtcttttattttgtCCATTCCCATTTGTTTTTCACTATTTaaataaatagtttttttttttatgttcacTCAATCAAAATCTTTCATGGGAATTCTGGATTTCAAAATCTGATAAAACTGACAAATAATAGATAAATAGTCAATTTGGGGGTTGAATTACACTTATGACTCCTCAATTATATTATTACTAATATTATggtccttaaattttatttttagatataaaagTTCTTAAACTTTATATTTACCTAATATTAAAGACCAAATCAACTAAAATCTGtacaaaaaacaaaacaataaggGTAAAGTAGCTATTTAACCATTATTTATGGTGGCATGAATTAAAAGAAAGAGTTAATAGCTAATTAAACTTGctcaaatcatatattatttgGTTGATTTGAATTTTAATGTTACAATAATGCAGTGACGGATTCATGATTCACTTTCTCTTATGATTTATGGGTGCTAAATTGATGTTTTTgatatttttacataaaaatatatacacaATTTTCATAGAATTTTTAGCGTTTTCTAGCAACCAGTGGATGCTCAAACCTCCCTCTAGATCCGTCCCTGCAATAATGTAAATTTCAAGaatttttatgttaaaaaatgaaacaatcatcaatgttaGCTGCGTTTAGGAGGCCATGAATATATTTACCCTTATAATTTGGctcttaaatttaattggtacTATACATCTGTTCACAAGTTAGTTGGTCCATCCAAACTCGTTTATTATGGATTGGATTCGGACATGCTTATTCAACATTAGGCACGTCTCTAGCTCATACAAACCTGCACATAAAATAAGATTATTGGGGAAAACTATATTTTCCTTCGCTAAAAAGTGAAGGAAAtttaaagagttaattcatTAAATGATATAAATAGAGTATTTAAATTTGAACAATATAATTATGTGTGAAGCCCAATTAGACTCGTCCCCAACtcatgaacaaatctaaatgaTAGGATATATCGCTCAAAATAAACTTGATATATTATTTAGTCCTTCAACTTAATATTGAAGATCAAATAATCCAAAATGACACGTGTTAACATATTAGTTAAATAGCGGAAATGACAATAGTACTACACAAATCAAGCTAAGAATAATCAAATCCTCACTAAGAACAAAGTAATAGTTCCATCCATTCATAGGATATGTATCTTTTTATACATCTTTTTGACAAATCTAATTAAACATACCCATTATAGAAAAACATCATTTTCTCTAATAAAAATTTACCAATATTGCAAAACTTACATATTGGACAATGATTGCCTGGGCTGGGCCTACAATTTCTTACGATGGATACTAGTTGACTTTTGACCTTTTCTATTACACTCATTTTGATCCCTGTGGACTTGGTTTATCTTCAAAAAGAGCCCCAATCTCTTCCAGACTCTTACCTTTAGTCTCTGGCATAACCATGTAAAAAAATACTGAACCAATAACCATAACTCCTGCAAGCAAAAAAAACACTCCCCCAAATGTTATTTTATTGGCAATGGTCAAAAATGTCATCGACACTATCCCGCTGACGACCCGGTTAACCGATATGGCCAAACCGGATCCCTGAGCTCGTAACCTCATCGGAAATATCTCCGATGAGTAGACCCATGTAATGGGCCCAAGCCCAATTGAAAAGAAGGAAACATATGCACAAACAGCCACAACACACATCACAATAGCCCAAATGGGCCTAGTATTTGGGCTCTCTAGGAACTTAGACCCAGCACCCAAAATGACCAGTGAAACGGTCATTCCGGCCGAGCCCAATAATAAAAGAGGCCGTCTTCCGAACCGGTCCGAATAAAGAGCAGATAGTAAAACAAAAAAGGCCTTGGAAAGGCCCATTATAACATCAACACCAAATAGCATTTTCTTGCTATGGATTCCTGCTGCTTTGAACACTTCTGGACAGTAATATATAACAGCATCATTGCCTGAAGCTTGCATGAAGAAATTGATTCCGATTGTCGCGATTAACATCCGGCGAACCGGTCGGGACGGATGTAAAAATAGTTCTTTCCAAGCATTTTCTCCATGCCAAGAACCATTTCCAGGGCCTAAATAAGAAGCTTCCTTGACCATTTCAGCAAGTCTAAACTCAGCATCCTCTTCACTATCTGAAATTCTGACCAATACCCTTTTCGCCTCCGTCAACCTACCTGtccaaaattataataaaactatTATTAGATCTTAACTATCCATTTTAGCTTTTGATTAAAATGATTGGGTTAAATTTATATGATTGTCTAAAAatggtcactaaacttcaatttgtctcaataaaattattcaactttgagttttgtctcaattaggtcactccgaCGATTTCATTAATTAAAAGAGACCCAAATGATGACACGAGTGACACATTAAcacgagtcaactcaaatctcTAACTGAAAACGACATATGACATCCACGTATACGCCACCTACCAGCCAcgtgtcggttatttttatgaaaaaaacaaaatttagttttttatcATAAAAATAAGCAACCACGTGTTGTTTCAGTTAGAAATCTGAGTTAACTCATGCTCACGTGTCGGCCATGGCACCATTCCGATGCATTTTAACCACTAAAATTGTCgaagtgacctaattgagacaaaactcaaagttaagAGATTTTactgagacaaattgaaattgagttaCCATTTCGAaacaaccatgtaagttcaaTTACCAACGGTGCATTTATCCCTAAAATGATTTATTGACATGGTATTAGAGCATGTTAGGGTCCGTTTGTCATTATTTTACCAGATCCTAAAAGCAATTTTCACAAtttctaaaaaacaaaaaacagtttttgataaaatgtaaaattgttttCACATTTGATAAATTGTTTTtcttaaaagttaaaaaaatggTAAATTTGCTTTTAGAAAAAGCTataatttgttgtttttgaaaaaacagcttccacaatttataaagaaagctgattttttttttgcaacaacAAAGCCAAATTGGCCTTAGATTATATGATTGAAGGTTCGAATCCTATCAATTGTTGCAATTTCAACATATGGTGAAATAAATGTGTTGTACTCGTTTCAAGCCTAAGAGCATTCGTGCACTGGTGTGTAAAGTCTTAAATACTAACTTAATATTTTGGTTTCTCATAcaaaaaatttaacattttgattcaAATAACTAAGTGACACTATAACTGTTTATGAGTTGGGCTGGGAATGTTCAGTCCAAACTCAATTCAACCTGCTATTAATTTAGGTCGACTCAAGACGGATTGGATTtggatttaaaaataaaattttaaatccaATTTGAATAAGCCGAGCTAAGAaaagaataaatattttttataataaaaattaaaatttatatttaaaatatataaattaattgggACAGTTGGATTTGACGTTCTATTTTTATAATCTCCAATTCCGAAATAGGTGGATTTTAACAGAACTAGCTTAATTTTAAGTTTTCTTGCCCAAATTCGACCCATTTATGACAGACCTAAATGGACAGGGCGGGTACCTTGCACAACCAGCCAACGAGGCGATTCTGGCATGAATATAACCCCGATTCCGATGAGCAAAGACGGGAGCGCCGCAAGGCCCAACATTAACCTCCAATTGATATTCTGTGGCAAACCTGATAAAGCGTAATTCACAATGAAGCCTAAAAGAATCCCAAAGACAATGAAAACCTCCGGGAGAGAGGTGAGGAAGCCACGCGTCATGGCCGGAGATATCTCGGCGGAGTAAACTGGAGCAATCATGAGTGAGTATCCGACTCCTATTCCGGCGATTGTACGGCCAGCAATTAGGAAAGGGAAAGATGGAGCTAGACCCATTAAAATAGCACCGGTTAGAAATGTTGTTGCAGCTAGAACTATAGTGTAACGGCGGCCTATGTAATCGGAGGTTTTGCCGGAAGCTAATGAGCCTATAAGTGAAGTTACACTTAGAATTCCGACCAAAATCTGGACTTGGTTTTTGGAGATTTTGAGGTCTTCTTTGATGAATAGAACTGCACCTGTCATTACTCCAATATCTGCAATTTACAATTGGTATAGCATTTCGTAAGTTaacaataaattttattttccgAAAATGATAACAACAAATTTAGACTTTATTAAAACAGGAATTACTCTCGGCAGGGAAAGCAAAAGATAAAAATCCAAATTTGTTTTTGTGGTTTTTTTAAGAAGTTCGGATTTAGCTTTAGTATAAAAGCGAAatgtaaatttatttttaatatttctaAACAAGATTAATTTTTACACTATATAATTGAATATTTGGTTTCTTGCGTATGGTGTCAATTGTACAATTACAAAGCAACTTTGCAAATTCTCAAAAACTAAATTTGCTACGTATTAATTATTAATGCGCAAAAATAATTCAAAGTTTTGATAAAGTAaaacttattttgttttttttactattaGATTATGATAgattttaacaaagtaagttcatccaatggtggtaaagacaaagtaagacttactttgttaaaaacaaagtaaacatagttTAACCCCAAAGTTTTCTTTAGGTTAGATAGGAGCAAACTTGATTTGCTCGTTAAAATTAGGAGGTAAATTACacttatggccactgaactttattaatttttatgataTGACAATTAAATTTCACAATTTTACATCTTCTAATATGAttctgtttggtaaagagttttTTAGAGTGAAATTAGATGTTTGAGCcattttagaggttttgactagtggaaactctaatagtggtgtttagTGAATAAATGTTTGAAAAAATTTATTGAGTtcaaaaaagttaatttttaaaaaGTTAGTTTTAAGATTTTATTGCTTCATCTCTTGAATGATATTTTTACCCCTAATCATTACCACCTGAAATAGACGTTTTACCGTattcttatttgtcattttaacaatcagttaagttttaccaaacaactattaacaatcagctaagttttctCAAATAAGTTTTCTCAAACAAATTTACATATTCAGCttgtcaaatcagctaacaaaaAAAGTAATCAGCTAATAACTATTTGCCAAACGTGATCATTATGGCTACTAAAGTTAATTAACCCCTTAAAATAAGGattgataaccttaaaatagacaatgttcaagaattaaaattgtttaatctatatttaccatgaaactatatttttaattttccaaattcactatttttttagttttttctctctaaaattcaCTTTGTATCTCGTTACCaaataacacctaaatgacatcaaatCCAAAAAAGATATGGCAAATTTGGATTTGGTAATTTGAACGGAAAATTCCGTGTGTAATCCATGAATTCGGTcggaaaattgaaaaaaaaaatctatttctGAATAAATTTCATGGAATGAGAATGAAATCAAAGatcgagaagaagaagagatgaaAATAGCATAGCATACCGTAGCCCAACAAGACAGAATTAGTGGAAGCAAGAAGAGCAGAAGCAAGTGCATAATTGTTCAAACCACTTTGTGCTGCTGCTACTTCTGATTCAATCTCCATtgaactcttcttcttcttctcttctgtTGTTGCAGACATTTTCTAGTTTTTCTTAACCCAAATGAGATAATTGGATCATGTATGGTTTTAAGGCGATAGAAAGGGGAAATGAGTtaattgtttgtttgtttgttaaaTTTGAGGAAAAAGAAAGACAAATAAATAATCAAGAAAGAGGAAGAGATGACAGATATTAATAGAATGCAAAAGTGAGGTGGGGAGTGTAGATATTGTGCATCTCCAAACGtcatcaattcaatttagcatcttctctttttctcatCTTTACTTACAacttcaattatttttatttccgGAATATGGCAATTCTTTCTCACATCAAAACCAGCACCTACCACACCTTATTATTAATGAACCCTTTTGCTTCTTTTAGTAAAAAATAAGGACAATTGTGCCTTCTAAATTATCCATATTATGCTTTGTGGAAGTATAAGgcgtaaaaatacccctaatgtttacagtcatgagcaattttatttttaacgccTAAAATGATActattttacccataacgttggcaCTCAAGAACAActttacttctttttttttttttgaaattgagAAATTCTCATTAATCAGAAGTTGAAATGTCCGAATACAAAACTGATTCCAAAAACGCTGGAATCGATACTGAAAGAAAAGGACTAGCATTGGAAAGGGCATTCCTAGCAAGTGTATGAGCTACCCTATTCGCTAATCGCGGGCAAAAAGACACTGTGATATCGTGTCGTTGTGACAAAAGAGTTTGACAGTCTTTGATAATCGAACCGAACTCTGATAAATCTTCCTTCACGGCGTGGAAACTGTCCACAACGGTCTTCGCATCCGAAGCCAAGGTAACCGAAGTGAGACCAAAGATTAAAACTTGATTAATACCGTGCCACAGGGCCAATGCTTCAGCAGTTCTTGCACTGATCTTTCCCTCATCGAAACCTCCAAAACAGACATGAAATGCCCCTATCGAGTTTCGTATCACGCCACCCCATCCATACCGACCCTCACCAGAGAATATTGCTGCGTCTATATTGCAGGTTAGTGCACTAGCCGGCGGAGCTTGCCAACGCGGTACTTCTGAATCTGATCTTGCTGTTATATGCCCATGTTTTCCGCGAGATTGCTGCCACTCTTCAAGGTAGTTCAAGCTCTGTCTAACTGCGATAATAGAGGGGATTAAATTGTTATTCCATAACCTTTCATTCCGCTAATGCCATATAGTCCACATAATTGTCAAAACTTTGCACAGCCATTCCACTAGGGCGGAGCTGCACAGATTCAACAGATAATCACCAAAAACAGCAGCGTCGTCCCATGGCATTAATATTCCTGCAGCTGACCAGCATTGTTTTGCGTACAGACAGTCCACGAATAAGTGCCAATTGTGTTCCGTTTCTCCTTCGCATAACACACAAGTAGTTGGGATCGGTACCCGTTTTTCTACTAATTTGGATCGAGTAGGCAGGCAATTAGATATAATTCTCCAGACAAAGAACTGAATCTTCCCCGGTAAATTTAGATTCCACATTCGCTTCCACCCCTGATGGGTAATACCTCTTTCAATTCTCTACACCGCCACTCGATATCCCGATTTACTAGAGTACTCGCCAGACTTTGTGTATTGCCAGATTAAACGATCGGGAGTTGATCGTTGCGGAATAAAAATGGTTCTGATATAAGCCGCATCAGCAGAGTCGAAATGAGTGATCAACTTTCCCGGATCCCAGCTACGTTCTGTCTCTTTGAAAAACTCGCAGACTTTCTGGTTCGGATCATGTGTCATCTCGTTCTCTTTCGGTAAAAAGTTCTCGTTCTCTGCTAACCATGGATCTGACCACACCCGAATCATTTGGCCGTCCCCTACTCGCCACCTCAATCCTTATCTCAGGATTTCCTTAGATTCCCAGATGCTTCTCCAAGTATAACTAGGGTTATTTCCCAACTTAGAGTTTAAGAAGTTGTCATTTGGAAAGTATTTTGCCTTGATCACACGACAAACAAGCGAATCTGGATTATTAAGAAATTTCCAACCCTGCTTTCCAAGAAGAGAGAGATTGAATAGATGTAGATCTCGGAAGTCAAGACCACCCTTGTCTCTGCTTCCGCATAATTTTTGCCAGCCAAACCAGTGAATTTTCCTGTTTCCATTGCTCTTCgaaccccaccaaaaggaattcatCATACGTTGTAATTCCTCACAAAGGGACTTGGGTAAAAGGAAAACACTCATGCAGAAAGTTGGCAATGCTTGAGCT comes from Euphorbia lathyris chromosome 8, ddEupLath1.1, whole genome shotgun sequence and encodes:
- the LOC136203142 gene encoding polyol transporter 5-like; its protein translation is MSATTEEKKKKSSMEIESEVAAAQSGLNNYALASALLASTNSVLLGYDIGVMTGAVLFIKEDLKISKNQVQILVGILSVTSLIGSLASGKTSDYIGRRYTIVLAATTFLTGAILMGLAPSFPFLIAGRTIAGIGVGYSLMIAPVYSAEISPAMTRGFLTSLPEVFIVFGILLGFIVNYALSGLPQNINWRLMLGLAALPSLLIGIGVIFMPESPRWLVVQGRLTEAKRVLVRISDSEEDAEFRLAEMVKEASYLGPGNGSWHGENAWKELFLHPSRPVRRMLIATIGINFFMQASGNDAVIYYCPEVFKAAGIHSKKMLFGVDVIMGLSKAFFVLLSALYSDRFGRRPLLLLGSAGMTVSLVILGAGSKFLESPNTRPIWAIVMCVVAVCAYVSFFSIGLGPITWVYSSEIFPMRLRAQGSGLAISVNRVVSGIVSMTFLTIANKITFGGVFFLLAGVMVIGSVFFYMVMPETKGKSLEEIGALFEDKPSPQGSK